A DNA window from Polyangium spumosum contains the following coding sequences:
- a CDS encoding thioesterase domain-containing protein: MTQLSQTKQELLRALIQNREASLQDVPSNLVQFKKGQPGAPAFFFFPATDGGISYFRYMAPHLPERMAFYGCQAPGFDEEREPLRTVEEVVEYTLRHIRAVQPHGPYYIGGFCMGGLPSYELACRLQEEGEEVAMLLQVMPVFLRPWACLPGTDALQLRAIEDHHFIFERLIGIQVPLPMERIRALPESERYDFVTGLVKEAGYLKGPAEEHLFRHRMKMYEAGLSAMLGYQPKRRLRGHVEVLVVGRQSHGELELDMNTSYTVHLRSLPPEQIHYHPLSADCASLFSGEDPDCSLISRRMAEMLG, from the coding sequence ATGACCCAGCTTTCGCAAACCAAGCAAGAGCTTCTGCGCGCTCTCATTCAGAATCGGGAGGCCTCCCTCCAGGACGTGCCCTCCAACCTCGTGCAATTCAAGAAAGGGCAGCCCGGCGCGCCGGCGTTTTTTTTCTTCCCGGCCACGGACGGCGGCATTTCTTACTTCCGCTACATGGCGCCTCACCTGCCCGAGCGCATGGCCTTTTATGGTTGCCAGGCGCCTGGCTTCGACGAGGAGCGCGAGCCGCTGCGCACCGTGGAGGAGGTGGTCGAGTACACGCTGCGCCACATCCGCGCGGTGCAGCCGCACGGGCCCTATTACATCGGCGGGTTCTGCATGGGGGGCCTGCCCTCCTATGAGCTCGCGTGCCGGCTGCAGGAGGAGGGCGAGGAGGTCGCCATGCTCCTCCAGGTCATGCCGGTGTTCCTGCGCCCGTGGGCGTGCCTGCCGGGGACCGACGCGCTGCAGCTCCGTGCCATCGAGGATCATCACTTCATCTTCGAGCGCCTGATCGGCATTCAGGTGCCCCTGCCGATGGAGCGGATCCGCGCGTTGCCCGAAAGCGAGCGTTATGACTTCGTCACTGGGCTCGTGAAGGAAGCGGGTTACCTCAAAGGCCCGGCCGAAGAGCACCTCTTCCGACATCGAATGAAGATGTACGAGGCGGGGCTCTCCGCCATGCTGGGTTATCAGCCGAAGCGCCGGCTTCGCGGGCACGTGGAGGTGCTGGTGGTAGGCCGGCAGTCGCATGGCGAGCTGGAGCTCGACATGAACACCTCGTACACGGTCCACCTGCGCAGCTTACCGCCGGAGCAGATCCACTATCACCCCCTGAGCGCAGATTGCGCGTCCCTCTTCAGTGGCGAGGACCCGGACTGCAGCCTCATCTCCCGGCGCATGGCGGAGATGCTCGGATAA
- a CDS encoding type I polyketide synthase has translation MACAIPQQSIVRWLVVAVAELLEIPSERVHVNSSFRRLGLDSLTAGALASRLSTWLERPVPLTLLWEFPSIADLAAHLAGAARPAALEAPRVVAYEPIAVVGIACRFPGADSPAAFWELLRSGTDAITDIPRDRFDVDALYAPDRAIPGTIPMRQGGFLRDVSSFDAHFWGISPREALHMDPQQRIMLELSWEALEDAGIPPLSLSGSATGVFLGAIWSDFALLLGRLGLQAIAPHTVTGVHHSLIANRISYTLGLEGPSMAIDTACSASLVAVHLACESLRSGESTLALAGGVNLILAPDSLVQMAKFGATSPGGRCRPFDAGGDGYARAEGAGLVVLKPLSRAIADGNPIHCVLRGSATNNDGRSNGLTAPSPRAQRSLLVMACQRAGVDPASVDYVEAHGTGTKLGDPIEASALGAVYGQGRPPGRPLRIGSVKSNIGHAEAAAGIAGLLKVALSLRHHEIPASLHFRTPNPQIDFASLGLEVQARPSPWPEREGPARAGVSSFGFGGTNAHVVLEEWQASATQTRPFVAPNPLSQAPRQPVFYFAGHGSQWLGMGRELLVASPLFRARLSACDRAIQAEVGWSLFDELLAPPERSRLNEPDVVQPSIFAVQVALAELWRSWGVVPRAVLGHSLGEVAAAHVAGALSLGDAVRLVCLRGQLTRRLAGQGGLLLVERSRHEVAAAIGDRAGVTLAVFNGPTSTALSGERAALERVASEQRAAGARCAFVDIGFPSHSPLVEPILAELLEGLSGISPQPTRTPLLSTVTGRFMEGRDLDARYWVRNLREPVDFAGAVDLLTQRGEDLFLEVGPKPALARFVEQCLAHAGRPGRVVASLHRRASEWEALFEAAATLREQGVPVRPHLRDVPGAEAPELPRVLPVSAHTPEALRARVAGLLSRLEAPPDLDLDDLCYTAACGRSHLGHRVAVVGSTRAGLREQLAAALSRPLGAHLSPTEPPRLAFVFPGQGGQWEGMGRELLEQEPTFRHALLACDAALAPYLGESIAAWLSEGRAIEDRADVAQPALFAFQVALCRLWESLGVRAAAVVGHSMGEVAAAHVAGALSLEDAARVICARSRHLRSLHGQGTMAIVESSPDELAAALARWSGRASVAARNGPRSFALAGEREAVEALVAEVQAKGAFARVMGPEFPMSHCPQVEPVQGALASDVAGITPRRAALPLYSTTTGLVAEGPELDTRHWVQNVREPVRFHEQVCALLRDGIRLLLEVGPHPLLGHACEQTIAEEGASAVVLHSLRRGEGRRHLYEALAQLYTCGVEVDWHVVQRRGGRILSLPVYPWQRQRYWPEGLGGATLPEPQVSAAPAPELPELSRLEQALRDTHGAPDPALVEQILRLRAAAILQLPTSMLLPESSLKRLGLDSIMAMQLNNRLRALLQVEVPVSLLLEDRGLRALAQGLCAHVREARKPLIDAEALASRLEEGSL, from the coding sequence GTGGCTTGCGCCATTCCGCAGCAGAGCATTGTTCGGTGGCTGGTCGTAGCGGTCGCCGAATTGCTGGAGATCCCATCCGAACGGGTCCATGTAAACAGTAGCTTCCGCCGCCTGGGCCTGGACTCTCTGACAGCCGGAGCGCTCGCCAGCCGCCTCTCTACGTGGCTCGAACGCCCGGTGCCACTCACGCTGCTGTGGGAGTTCCCCAGCATCGCCGATCTCGCCGCCCACCTCGCCGGCGCAGCGCGCCCCGCCGCCCTGGAGGCGCCTCGGGTCGTCGCCTACGAGCCCATCGCCGTCGTCGGGATCGCCTGTCGATTCCCCGGAGCAGACTCGCCGGCAGCCTTCTGGGAGCTCCTGCGCTCGGGCACGGACGCGATAACGGACATCCCCCGCGATCGCTTCGACGTGGACGCGCTCTACGCGCCCGATCGCGCCATACCCGGCACCATTCCCATGCGCCAGGGCGGCTTCCTGCGCGACGTCTCGAGCTTCGATGCGCATTTTTGGGGCATCTCCCCGCGCGAGGCGCTCCACATGGATCCGCAGCAGCGCATCATGCTGGAGCTCTCCTGGGAGGCGCTCGAGGACGCTGGGATCCCTCCGCTTTCGCTCTCCGGTTCGGCCACGGGCGTCTTCCTCGGCGCCATCTGGAGCGACTTCGCCCTGCTCCTTGGCCGCCTGGGGCTTCAGGCCATCGCCCCGCACACCGTGACGGGCGTGCACCATAGCCTCATCGCCAACCGCATCTCATACACGCTCGGGCTCGAGGGGCCCAGCATGGCCATCGACACGGCCTGCTCGGCCTCGCTGGTGGCCGTACACCTCGCGTGCGAGAGCCTGCGCAGCGGCGAGTCCACGCTGGCGCTCGCTGGAGGGGTCAACCTCATCCTCGCGCCCGATAGCCTGGTCCAGATGGCGAAGTTCGGCGCCACGAGCCCGGGCGGGCGCTGCCGCCCCTTCGACGCGGGGGGCGACGGTTACGCCCGCGCCGAGGGCGCCGGCCTCGTGGTGCTCAAGCCCCTGTCGCGGGCGATCGCGGACGGCAACCCCATTCATTGTGTCCTCCGCGGCAGCGCGACCAACAACGACGGGCGCAGCAATGGGCTCACCGCGCCGAGCCCTCGCGCCCAGCGCTCGCTGCTCGTCATGGCCTGCCAAAGGGCCGGCGTCGACCCGGCCTCCGTGGACTACGTGGAGGCGCACGGCACCGGGACGAAGCTCGGAGATCCCATCGAGGCATCCGCCCTCGGAGCCGTCTACGGGCAAGGCCGCCCTCCGGGGCGCCCCCTGCGTATCGGCTCGGTCAAGAGCAACATCGGCCACGCCGAGGCCGCCGCAGGCATAGCCGGTCTCCTCAAGGTCGCGCTCAGCCTGCGCCACCACGAGATCCCGGCGAGCCTGCACTTCCGCACGCCGAACCCTCAAATCGACTTCGCCTCCCTGGGTCTCGAGGTCCAGGCCCGGCCGAGCCCCTGGCCGGAACGAGAGGGGCCGGCCCGCGCGGGTGTCAGCTCGTTCGGGTTCGGCGGCACCAACGCCCATGTCGTGCTCGAGGAGTGGCAGGCGAGCGCCACGCAAACACGGCCTTTCGTGGCCCCGAACCCCTTGTCCCAGGCGCCTCGGCAGCCCGTGTTCTACTTCGCCGGGCACGGCTCCCAGTGGCTCGGCATGGGACGCGAGCTGCTCGTGGCCTCACCCCTGTTCCGCGCGCGGCTTTCGGCTTGTGATCGGGCGATCCAGGCGGAGGTCGGGTGGTCGCTGTTCGACGAGCTGCTCGCCCCGCCCGAGCGATCGCGGCTGAACGAGCCGGACGTGGTGCAGCCCTCGATCTTTGCCGTACAGGTGGCCCTGGCCGAGCTGTGGCGCTCCTGGGGCGTCGTCCCTCGGGCCGTGCTCGGGCACAGCCTCGGCGAGGTGGCCGCCGCGCACGTGGCAGGCGCGCTGTCCCTCGGGGATGCCGTGCGGCTCGTCTGCCTGCGTGGCCAGCTCACCCGGCGGCTCGCAGGCCAGGGAGGGCTCCTGCTGGTGGAGCGATCACGGCACGAGGTCGCAGCGGCCATCGGCGACAGGGCGGGCGTCACGCTCGCCGTGTTCAATGGGCCTACCTCCACCGCGCTCTCCGGCGAGCGCGCCGCGCTCGAGCGCGTGGCCTCCGAGCAACGAGCGGCAGGCGCGCGCTGCGCCTTCGTCGACATCGGCTTCCCCTCGCACAGCCCGCTCGTCGAGCCCATCCTGGCGGAGCTCCTGGAGGGACTCTCGGGGATATCGCCGCAGCCCACGCGCACCCCGCTGCTCTCCACCGTGACGGGGCGCTTCATGGAGGGGCGCGATCTCGACGCGCGTTACTGGGTCCGCAACCTGCGCGAGCCCGTGGACTTCGCGGGGGCCGTCGACCTGCTCACCCAGCGCGGCGAGGACCTCTTCCTCGAAGTCGGCCCAAAGCCCGCGCTCGCCCGCTTCGTGGAGCAGTGCCTCGCGCACGCTGGCCGCCCTGGCCGCGTCGTCGCCTCCCTCCACCGCCGTGCCTCCGAGTGGGAGGCGCTGTTCGAAGCCGCCGCGACCCTGCGGGAGCAAGGCGTGCCCGTGCGCCCGCATTTGCGGGACGTCCCGGGTGCCGAGGCGCCCGAGCTGCCACGCGTGCTCCCGGTCTCGGCGCACACGCCCGAGGCCCTGCGCGCGCGAGTGGCGGGGCTCCTTTCCCGGCTGGAAGCCCCTCCAGACCTGGACCTGGACGACCTCTGCTACACGGCGGCTTGCGGCCGCAGCCACCTCGGGCACCGCGTGGCCGTGGTCGGCAGCACGCGCGCCGGCCTGCGCGAGCAACTCGCCGCGGCCCTGTCCCGCCCCCTCGGGGCCCACCTCTCGCCGACCGAGCCGCCACGTCTGGCCTTTGTTTTCCCCGGTCAGGGCGGCCAGTGGGAGGGCATGGGCCGAGAGCTCCTGGAGCAAGAACCCACGTTCCGCCATGCGCTCCTGGCCTGTGACGCGGCCCTCGCGCCCTACCTCGGCGAGTCGATCGCCGCGTGGCTCTCCGAGGGCAGGGCGATCGAGGACAGGGCCGACGTCGCGCAGCCGGCGCTGTTCGCCTTCCAGGTCGCGCTCTGCCGGCTCTGGGAGTCGCTGGGCGTTCGGGCGGCGGCGGTCGTGGGCCATAGCATGGGCGAGGTGGCGGCGGCGCATGTGGCGGGGGCATTGAGCCTGGAGGACGCGGCCCGCGTCATCTGCGCGCGCAGCCGGCACCTGCGATCGCTACACGGCCAGGGGACCATGGCCATCGTGGAGAGCTCGCCGGACGAGCTCGCGGCGGCCCTCGCGCGCTGGTCCGGGCGCGCGAGTGTGGCTGCGCGAAATGGGCCACGGAGCTTCGCGCTCGCCGGCGAGCGCGAGGCCGTGGAGGCGCTCGTCGCCGAGGTGCAAGCGAAAGGCGCCTTTGCGCGTGTCATGGGCCCCGAGTTCCCCATGTCGCATTGCCCCCAGGTGGAGCCCGTGCAGGGGGCGCTCGCGAGCGACGTCGCAGGGATCACGCCTCGACGCGCCGCGCTGCCGCTCTATTCCACCACGACGGGCCTCGTCGCCGAGGGGCCGGAGCTCGACACGCGCCACTGGGTCCAAAACGTTCGCGAGCCGGTGCGTTTCCACGAACAAGTATGCGCGCTGCTCCGGGATGGCATTCGCCTGCTCCTCGAAGTGGGGCCGCACCCGCTGCTCGGCCATGCCTGCGAGCAGACGATCGCCGAGGAAGGCGCGAGCGCGGTGGTCCTGCATTCGCTGCGGCGTGGCGAGGGGCGACGTCATCTCTACGAGGCGCTCGCGCAGCTTTATACGTGCGGCGTGGAGGTGGACTGGCACGTGGTGCAGCGGCGCGGCGGGCGGATCCTTTCCCTCCCCGTCTACCCCTGGCAGCGCCAGCGCTACTGGCCCGAGGGCCTCGGGGGCGCCACGCTCCCCGAACCCCAGGTCAGCGCGGCCCCCGCCCCCGAGTTGCCCGAGCTCTCGCGCCTGGAGCAGGCCCTGCGTGACACCCACGGCGCCCCGGATCCTGCCCTGGTCGAGCAGATCCTGCGCCTTCGCGCTGCCGCGATCCTCCAGCTCCCGACGTCGATGCTCTTGCCGGAGTCCTCGCTCAAGCGGCTCGGGCTCGACTCCATCATGGCCATGCAGCTCAACAATCGCCTTCGCGCGCTCCTGCAGGTGGAGGTGCCGGTATCGCTCCTCCTCGAAGATCGGGGCCTCCGCGCGCTGGCCCAGGGGCTCTGCGCTCATGTGCGAGAGGCGCGCAAGCCGCTCATCGACGCCGAGGCCCTCGCCTCTCGACTGGAAGAAGGCAGCCTGTGA
- a CDS encoding non-ribosomal peptide synthetase, translating into MTTAKALLGLLTSKGVRLWASEGQLRFKAPPGALQAEDKEAMRAHKAELLSLLSGRTAIGVSSVQRRLWFLSRLASGECAYLVAQAYELRGPLRPELLERAQQRIVARHEALRATFVELEGHLVQFIEDHHTLPLQRLRFPEPPTQEQVQEALRDVLARPFDLGREPPVRSCLLTLGPDHHVFALGFHHLVVDGWSLGLFNEELSALHGEELSGEPAALPELRLGYADFVEWERQVYLASRSLPYWRARLERLPSLELPCDFPRPAFTRYEGRQHRFLLPPEVDAALARVASEEGATPFAALLAVFAVALQRMSRQRDLVVGTPHANRGDHGFEPLIGCMVNTLVLRIEIPRGINFRELVRRVHRAGLEAAEHQDVAFEELVQLSGQTRDPSRSPLFQVFFGLQNVSRAPRLAGLSAEELPFDPKLCQFDLEFHLTPSPGGTRGVLLSSASLFSDEFTPHFAESFTTLATRLGVAPDAPVDAACLLGEARAREVLLDWNRTEHPYPRACCLHAWVRERLEQTPEEPAVTCAGRTLSGAEVLSRAHGIAHALAARGIGTGHFVAVLGQRSPELLCAVLGVLASGAAYLPLDPEMPAERLSFMLADSQARLVLSEDPTPSAVPEDVPVLLLRDLEPLRADAPPPVAVTSEDPAYLLYTSGSTGRPKGVVVRHRNVVSCLWAFARAPGLGAGDVFLAVTTWSFDISVLELFLPLVTGARLVLAETEDVRDGKRLARLLEAHSVTAMQGTPATWSLLMGSGWKGDKRLKALCGGEHPSREVVDFLATHCAELWNLYGPTETTIWSLRERLSPGAPILAGRPLENTQIYVLDEAGLPVGPGVPGELYIGGEGVAAGYWNRPELTAERFVQINPGGVLPAPVRCYRTGDLVRQRGDGRVEFLGRLDEQVKIRGYRIETGEIEHVLNQHPGVREAAVVARPGPDGSLELIACVCPEAEEALVAQELRDWLTGRLPTYMVPAHFAVLEELPRTPNGKVHRKALPPASFSRRAAEVVHEPPVGPMEEAVAALYAELLPGRRPGRNDDFFALGGHSLMAARLLHAASERLGVSVSMNELFLHPTVRGLSLVFKRARLQAAVRRGDMEALEAAVAELSEDEAQSMLSELIPT; encoded by the coding sequence GTGACGACGGCCAAGGCGCTCCTAGGTCTCCTCACCAGCAAGGGCGTGCGACTCTGGGCCTCGGAGGGCCAGCTCCGCTTCAAGGCTCCGCCCGGCGCGCTCCAGGCCGAGGACAAGGAGGCGATGCGAGCCCACAAGGCCGAGCTGCTCTCGCTCCTCTCCGGGCGCACGGCGATCGGGGTCTCCAGCGTGCAGCGCCGGTTGTGGTTCCTCTCCCGGCTCGCGTCCGGGGAGTGCGCCTATCTGGTCGCCCAGGCATACGAACTCCGCGGCCCCCTGCGTCCGGAGCTCCTGGAGCGCGCCCAGCAGCGCATCGTCGCTCGGCACGAGGCGCTCCGCGCCACCTTCGTCGAGCTCGAAGGGCACCTGGTGCAGTTCATCGAAGACCACCACACGTTGCCCTTGCAGCGCCTGCGCTTCCCGGAGCCGCCCACGCAGGAGCAGGTGCAAGAGGCTCTGCGCGACGTCTTGGCGCGCCCCTTCGACCTCGGGCGCGAGCCGCCCGTGCGGAGTTGCCTGCTCACGCTCGGCCCCGACCATCACGTATTTGCGCTCGGCTTTCACCACCTCGTGGTGGATGGATGGTCGCTCGGCCTGTTCAACGAGGAGCTCTCGGCGCTTCATGGCGAGGAGCTCTCCGGAGAGCCCGCAGCGCTCCCCGAGCTTCGCCTGGGGTATGCGGATTTCGTGGAGTGGGAGCGCCAGGTCTACCTCGCGTCCCGGAGCCTCCCCTACTGGCGCGCGCGGCTCGAGCGCTTGCCTTCGCTGGAGCTGCCCTGCGACTTTCCACGCCCTGCGTTCACCCGCTACGAGGGGCGGCAGCATCGCTTCCTCCTCCCGCCGGAGGTGGACGCGGCGCTCGCGCGTGTCGCCTCGGAGGAGGGCGCGACCCCCTTCGCCGCGCTGCTCGCCGTCTTCGCCGTCGCCCTGCAGCGCATGAGCCGTCAGAGAGACCTCGTGGTGGGCACCCCGCACGCCAACCGCGGGGATCACGGCTTCGAGCCCCTCATCGGCTGCATGGTGAACACGCTCGTCCTGCGCATCGAGATCCCGCGCGGGATCAACTTCCGTGAGCTCGTGCGGCGTGTCCACCGCGCCGGTCTGGAGGCTGCCGAGCACCAGGACGTGGCCTTCGAAGAGCTCGTGCAGCTCTCCGGGCAGACACGAGATCCCTCGCGCAGTCCGCTCTTCCAGGTCTTCTTCGGCCTGCAGAACGTGTCTCGTGCCCCGCGGCTCGCGGGGCTCTCGGCGGAAGAGCTCCCCTTCGATCCGAAGCTCTGCCAGTTCGACCTGGAATTCCACCTGACACCGAGCCCGGGGGGCACCCGGGGCGTGTTGCTCTCGAGCGCGTCGCTTTTCTCCGACGAATTCACCCCGCATTTCGCCGAGTCCTTCACGACGCTGGCCACGCGCCTCGGCGTAGCGCCGGACGCGCCCGTGGACGCGGCCTGCCTGCTCGGCGAGGCGCGCGCGCGTGAGGTGCTCCTCGATTGGAATCGGACGGAGCACCCCTATCCTCGCGCGTGCTGCTTGCACGCCTGGGTGCGCGAGCGGCTCGAACAGACGCCCGAGGAGCCTGCCGTCACGTGCGCGGGGCGCACGCTCTCGGGCGCCGAGGTCCTCTCACGCGCGCACGGGATCGCGCACGCCCTCGCCGCGCGCGGGATCGGCACGGGCCATTTCGTCGCGGTGCTCGGTCAGCGCTCGCCGGAGCTTTTATGCGCGGTCCTCGGCGTGCTTGCTTCGGGAGCCGCATACCTGCCACTGGATCCGGAGATGCCCGCGGAGCGGCTGAGCTTCATGCTGGCCGATAGCCAGGCCCGCCTGGTCCTGTCCGAGGATCCGACGCCCAGCGCCGTGCCGGAGGATGTGCCCGTGCTTTTGCTGCGGGATCTCGAGCCCTTGCGCGCCGACGCGCCGCCGCCGGTAGCCGTCACCTCCGAGGATCCCGCCTATCTGCTCTATACGTCGGGGTCCACCGGTCGGCCGAAGGGCGTCGTGGTGCGCCACCGCAACGTGGTGAGCTGCTTGTGGGCGTTTGCGCGTGCTCCGGGGCTCGGCGCGGGGGACGTGTTCCTCGCGGTGACGACCTGGTCCTTCGACATCTCCGTGCTGGAGCTCTTCCTGCCGCTCGTGACGGGCGCCCGCCTGGTGCTGGCCGAGACGGAGGACGTGCGAGACGGCAAGCGCCTCGCGCGCCTGCTCGAAGCACACAGCGTCACGGCCATGCAAGGCACACCGGCCACCTGGTCGCTCCTCATGGGCTCGGGATGGAAGGGCGACAAACGGCTCAAGGCGCTCTGCGGCGGCGAGCACCCTTCACGCGAGGTCGTGGACTTCCTGGCCACGCATTGCGCCGAGCTCTGGAACCTCTACGGCCCCACGGAGACCACCATCTGGTCGCTGCGCGAGCGCCTTTCGCCGGGCGCTCCGATCCTCGCGGGTCGCCCCCTGGAGAACACGCAGATCTACGTGCTGGACGAGGCGGGGCTGCCCGTGGGGCCCGGCGTGCCTGGCGAGCTGTACATCGGCGGCGAGGGTGTCGCGGCGGGATACTGGAACCGGCCGGAGCTCACGGCCGAGCGTTTCGTGCAAATCAATCCGGGCGGCGTATTGCCCGCGCCGGTGCGCTGTTATCGCACGGGGGACCTCGTCCGCCAGCGCGGCGACGGGCGTGTGGAGTTCCTCGGGCGATTGGATGAACAGGTGAAGATCCGCGGCTACCGCATCGAGACCGGAGAGATCGAGCACGTGCTGAACCAGCACCCGGGGGTGAGAGAAGCGGCGGTGGTCGCTCGCCCGGGGCCCGATGGCTCCCTGGAGCTCATCGCCTGCGTCTGCCCCGAGGCCGAGGAGGCGCTCGTCGCGCAGGAGCTGCGCGACTGGCTCACGGGCCGATTGCCGACGTACATGGTGCCGGCGCATTTCGCCGTGCTGGAGGAGCTGCCGCGTACGCCCAATGGCAAGGTCCACCGCAAGGCGCTGCCGCCCGCCTCGTTCTCGCGGCGCGCCGCCGAGGTGGTCCACGAGCCTCCCGTGGGGCCCATGGAGGAGGCCGTCGCGGCGCTTTATGCCGAGCTCTTGCCGGGCCGGCGGCCCGGTCGGAACGATGATTTCTTCGCGCTGGGCGGGCACTCCCTGATGGCGGCGCGCCTGCTGCACGCCGCGTCCGAGCGGCTGGGCGTATCCGTGTCCATGAACGAGCTGTTCTTGCACCCCACCGTGCGCGGCCTCTCGCTCGTGTTCAAGCGCGCGCGGCTCCAGGCGGCGGTGAGGCGTGGGGACATGGAGGCGCTGGAGGCCGCGGTGGCGGAGCTCAGCGAGGACGAGGCCCAATCCATGCTCTCGGAGCTGATTCCAACGTAG